In the genome of Streptomyces pactum, one region contains:
- the eccCa gene encoding type VII secretion protein EccCa: MSHIVVKRPPRALPPDVPTGELLLESPPELPRGQQEGVLMQVLPMLGMGSSVVFFFMPNTPPFMRVMGALMAVSTVALVIAQVVRYRRGTQGQMADVRRDYLKYLAQTRRVVRRTARAQRDAQLYLHPAPDQLWALVAEGGRVWERRIADDDFAQARIGLGAQTLSTPLVAPETAPVDELEPLTAGAMQRFLAVHAALEGLPVAVALRRFYHLTVSGDPATVHGTARALVAQLVALHSPEDLRVAVVAARGAQSRWDWTKWLPHTQVPGSTDGAGTKRLFGDDLGELSELLEGLDERPRFSRDGQPLLDQPHLVVVLEGGMVPPDSVFAAAEGIQGVTVVEVVPGDLDEPRGGLSVVARPGRLELRSADGAVYEGVPDTLSPEAAEALARQLAPLRMGGGDDDEPLLANLDFTELLGLGDAGAVDAARTWRPRTQSERLRVPIGVGEDGHPVMLDLKEAALDGMGPHGLCVGATGSGKSELLRTLVLGLAVTHSSETLNFVLADFKGGATFTGMAQLPHVSAVITNLADDLTLVDRMGDSIRGELQRRQELLRSAGNYANIHDYEKARAAGAPLEPLASLVLVIDEFSELLTAKPDFIDMFIQIGRIGRSLGVHLLLASQRLEEGRLRGLETYLSYRIGLRTFSAAESRTALGVPDAYHLPSVPGSGYLKFGTDEMTRFKAAYVSGAYRTGPAAPVGGPLPVERRPALFTAAPVPVTYAVPDPDALLAPVRRGDDALADTVLDVIVRRLEGQGPPAHQVWLPPLDEAPPLDQLLPPLVTTAERGLHSADYARPGGLVVPLGLVDKPFEQRREILYRDFSGAAGHMLLVGGPQSGKSTLLRTLITAFALTHTPHEVQFYGLDFGGGGLASLADLPHVGGVASRLDPERVRRTVAEVAGVLGRREEYFRAHGIDSIGTYRRRRAAGELPDQPWGDVFLVIDGWGSFKQDYEMLEPVVTDIAARGLGYGVHLVVSASRYMELRASLKDQMLGRLELRLGDALDSEFDRKVAANVPAGVPGRGQVPEKLHFMAALPRTDGVAGDAEGLAGATAAMVGAVAGHWSGPHAPRVRLLPRRLLADQLPKGFEFPQRGIAIGIDETALEPVFLDFEADPFFLVFGESESGKTALLRLIARQIAERYGPDEAKIVVGDYRRSLLEAVPESHLLEYAPMANSLEVHMSALQGLMNRRAPQPDVTPQQLRDRSWWTGPKVFIMIDDYELVATSNGNPLAVLTEHLPFARDIGVRFVIARNSAGASRALFEPFMQRIKELGAQGLILSGDPGEGDILGRVRPRPMPPGRGVLVTRRRGNPLIQTGWLPDR; the protein is encoded by the coding sequence GTGAGCCATATCGTCGTCAAGCGTCCGCCACGGGCGCTGCCGCCCGACGTACCCACGGGGGAGCTGCTGCTGGAGTCGCCTCCGGAGCTGCCGCGCGGGCAGCAGGAGGGCGTGCTGATGCAGGTCCTGCCGATGCTCGGCATGGGCTCGTCGGTGGTCTTCTTCTTCATGCCGAACACGCCGCCGTTCATGCGCGTCATGGGCGCGCTGATGGCGGTGTCGACGGTGGCGCTGGTCATCGCCCAGGTGGTGCGCTACCGGCGCGGCACCCAGGGGCAGATGGCCGATGTGCGCCGGGACTACCTGAAGTACCTGGCGCAGACCCGCCGTGTGGTGCGGCGCACCGCGCGCGCCCAGCGGGACGCGCAGCTGTACCTGCACCCGGCACCCGACCAGCTGTGGGCTCTGGTCGCCGAGGGCGGCCGGGTGTGGGAGCGCCGGATCGCCGACGACGACTTCGCCCAGGCGCGGATCGGGCTGGGCGCGCAGACGCTGTCGACCCCGCTGGTGGCGCCGGAGACCGCGCCGGTGGACGAGCTGGAGCCGCTGACGGCGGGCGCGATGCAGCGGTTCCTGGCGGTGCACGCGGCGCTGGAGGGGCTGCCGGTGGCCGTGGCGCTGCGCCGCTTCTACCACCTGACCGTCTCCGGTGACCCGGCGACGGTGCACGGCACCGCGCGGGCGCTCGTCGCGCAGCTGGTGGCGCTGCACTCGCCGGAGGACCTGCGGGTGGCGGTGGTGGCCGCCCGGGGCGCGCAGAGCCGCTGGGACTGGACCAAGTGGCTGCCGCACACGCAGGTGCCGGGCAGCACCGACGGGGCCGGCACCAAGCGGCTGTTCGGGGACGACCTCGGGGAGCTGTCCGAGCTGCTGGAGGGGCTGGACGAGCGGCCGCGGTTCAGCCGGGACGGGCAGCCGCTGCTGGACCAGCCGCACCTGGTGGTGGTGCTGGAGGGCGGGATGGTGCCGCCGGACTCGGTGTTCGCGGCGGCCGAGGGCATCCAGGGGGTCACCGTCGTCGAGGTGGTCCCCGGGGACCTCGACGAGCCGCGCGGCGGGCTGTCGGTGGTGGCGCGTCCGGGCCGGCTGGAGCTGCGGTCCGCCGACGGCGCCGTCTACGAGGGGGTGCCCGACACCCTGTCGCCGGAGGCCGCCGAGGCGCTGGCCCGGCAGCTGGCGCCGCTGCGGATGGGCGGCGGGGACGACGACGAACCGCTGCTGGCCAACCTGGACTTCACCGAGCTGCTCGGGCTGGGGGACGCCGGCGCGGTGGACGCCGCCCGCACCTGGCGGCCGCGGACCCAGTCCGAGCGGCTGCGGGTGCCCATCGGGGTGGGTGAGGACGGCCATCCGGTGATGCTCGACCTGAAGGAGGCCGCGCTGGACGGCATGGGCCCGCACGGCCTGTGCGTGGGCGCCACCGGCTCCGGCAAGTCCGAGCTGCTGCGCACCCTGGTGCTGGGGCTGGCGGTCACGCACTCCTCGGAGACCCTGAACTTCGTCCTCGCGGACTTCAAGGGCGGCGCGACGTTCACCGGGATGGCGCAGCTGCCGCACGTCTCCGCGGTGATCACCAACCTGGCGGACGACCTGACGCTGGTCGACCGGATGGGCGACTCGATCCGCGGCGAGCTGCAGCGGCGGCAGGAGCTGCTGCGGTCGGCGGGCAACTACGCCAACATCCACGACTACGAGAAGGCCCGGGCCGCGGGCGCCCCGCTGGAGCCGCTGGCCTCGCTGGTCCTGGTGATCGACGAGTTCAGCGAACTCCTCACCGCCAAGCCCGACTTCATCGACATGTTCATCCAGATCGGGCGCATCGGCCGGTCGCTGGGGGTCCATCTGCTGCTGGCCTCGCAGCGTCTGGAGGAGGGCCGGCTGCGCGGTCTGGAGACCTATCTGTCCTACCGCATCGGTCTGCGCACCTTCTCCGCCGCCGAGTCGCGGACCGCGCTGGGCGTGCCGGACGCGTACCACCTGCCGTCCGTGCCCGGGTCCGGCTACCTGAAGTTCGGCACGGATGAGATGACCCGGTTCAAGGCGGCGTACGTCTCCGGGGCCTACCGCACCGGTCCGGCGGCCCCGGTCGGCGGGCCGCTGCCGGTCGAGCGCCGGCCGGCGCTGTTCACCGCCGCCCCGGTGCCGGTGACGTACGCGGTGCCGGACCCGGACGCGCTGCTCGCGCCGGTCCGCCGGGGTGACGACGCCCTCGCCGACACCGTCCTGGACGTCATCGTGCGGCGGCTGGAGGGCCAGGGGCCGCCGGCGCACCAGGTGTGGCTGCCCCCGCTGGACGAGGCGCCGCCGCTGGACCAGCTGCTGCCGCCGCTGGTCACCACCGCCGAGCGCGGGCTGCACTCGGCGGACTACGCCCGGCCCGGCGGGCTGGTGGTGCCACTGGGCCTGGTGGACAAGCCCTTCGAGCAGCGGCGGGAGATCCTGTACCGGGACTTCTCCGGCGCGGCCGGTCACATGCTGCTCGTCGGGGGCCCGCAGTCCGGCAAGTCCACCCTGCTGCGCACCCTCATCACCGCCTTCGCGCTCACCCACACCCCGCACGAAGTGCAGTTCTACGGGCTGGACTTCGGCGGTGGCGGCCTGGCCTCGCTCGCCGACCTCCCCCACGTGGGCGGGGTGGCCTCCCGGCTGGACCCGGAGCGGGTCCGCCGTACGGTCGCCGAGGTCGCCGGGGTGCTGGGCCGCCGCGAGGAGTACTTCCGCGCCCACGGCATCGACTCCATCGGCACCTACCGCCGCCGCCGGGCCGCGGGTGAGCTGCCCGACCAGCCGTGGGGCGACGTCTTCCTGGTCATCGACGGCTGGGGCTCCTTCAAACAGGACTACGAGATGCTGGAGCCGGTGGTCACCGACATCGCCGCCCGGGGGCTGGGCTACGGCGTCCACCTGGTCGTCTCCGCGTCCCGTTACATGGAGCTGCGCGCCTCCCTCAAGGACCAGATGCTGGGCCGGCTGGAGCTGCGCCTGGGGGACGCGCTGGACTCGGAGTTCGACCGCAAGGTGGCCGCGAACGTGCCGGCCGGCGTCCCCGGGCGCGGGCAGGTGCCGGAGAAGCTGCACTTCATGGCCGCCCTGCCGCGTACCGACGGGGTCGCGGGGGACGCCGAGGGGCTGGCCGGGGCGACCGCCGCCATGGTGGGTGCCGTCGCCGGCCACTGGTCCGGGCCGCACGCCCCGCGGGTGCGGCTGCTGCCCCGCCGGCTCCTCGCCGACCAGCTGCCCAAGGGCTTCGAGTTCCCGCAGCGCGGTATCGCCATCGGCATCGACGAGACGGCTCTGGAGCCGGTCTTCCTCGACTTCGAGGCCGACCCGTTCTTCCTGGTCTTCGGCGAGAGCGAATCGGGGAAGACGGCGCTGCTGCGGCTGATCGCCCGGCAGATCGCGGAGCGGTACGGGCCCGACGAGGCGAAGATCGTGGTCGGCGACTACCGCCGCTCGCTGCTGGAGGCGGTGCCGGAGTCCCATCTGCTGGAGTACGCGCCGATGGCGAACTCCCTGGAGGTGCACATGTCGGCCCTCCAGGGGCTGATGAACCGCCGGGCGCCGCAGCCGGACGTCACCCCGCAGCAGTTGCGGGACCGCAGCTGGTGGACCGGCCCGAAGGTCTTCATCATGATCGACGACTACGAACTGGTGGCCACCTCCAACGGCAATCCGCTGGCCGTGCTCACCGAGCACCTCCCGTTCGCCCGGGACATCGGGGTCCGGTTCGTCATCGCCCGGAACTCCGCCGGGGCCTCGCGGGCGCTGTTCGAGCCGTTCATGCAGCGGATCAAGGAGCTCGGCGCCCAGGGCCTGATCCTCTCCGGGGATCCCGGTGAGGGGGACATCCTCGGCCGGGTGCGGCCTCGGCCGATGCCCCCGGGCCGCGGTGTCCTGGTGACCCGCCGGCGCGGCAACCCCCTGATCCAGACGGGCTGGCTGCCCGACCGGTGA
- the eccD gene encoding type VII secretion integral membrane protein EccD, producing MSPTAATGFCRVTVVAPDSRVDVALPDDIPVADIYPEILRLTGQTQPVGAPVGYHLVRRDGTVLDGARSLTAQRVLDGELLTLRPFAESLPPAVHDDVSDAVATAVVRDRHLWSDDLLRVAGLAGGVLLLVMLGFVLWYADPVRHDMHSLPGIVAGAAGLLLTVLAGVRARIYDDRASAVALGLGAVPHLLIAGSGIIEADPGEGPGRLQFLLGCVTVLVAAAALVAVTPDGDAPFVAVLFAATVGSLATFCAILADATPTGTAAVTAPVAVGAMAFLPGLSARFARLPIGYAAPRTPARMDFDADPDEPPAADPVDGERVAAQARRGHETLLGLVGGCAAVVIGSAAVLGFSSSGWGRLLALATGLAMLLRARLFRYTSQVVCTLVAGIAAVGLLLLGLSLNPPDAAVRALLDGDRADMDVRTVWLAAAVAAGAALITAIGLIIPRKGLTPFWGRVSDLAEAAFLLSLVPLCLAVLDVYDAARSMTSG from the coding sequence GTGAGTCCGACCGCAGCGACCGGCTTCTGCCGCGTCACCGTCGTCGCACCCGACAGCCGTGTCGATGTCGCCCTTCCCGACGACATCCCGGTCGCCGACATCTATCCGGAAATTCTCCGCCTGACCGGCCAGACCCAGCCCGTGGGCGCCCCGGTCGGCTACCACCTGGTGCGGCGGGACGGCACCGTGCTGGACGGCGCCCGGTCGCTCACCGCCCAGCGGGTCCTCGACGGGGAACTGCTGACGCTGCGGCCGTTCGCCGAGTCGCTGCCGCCCGCCGTCCACGACGACGTGTCGGACGCCGTGGCCACCGCCGTCGTCCGCGACCGGCACCTGTGGAGCGACGACCTGCTACGCGTCGCCGGCCTCGCCGGCGGGGTGCTGCTGCTGGTCATGCTCGGTTTCGTGCTCTGGTACGCCGACCCGGTCCGCCACGACATGCACAGCCTGCCCGGCATCGTCGCCGGCGCCGCCGGGCTGCTGCTCACCGTGCTGGCGGGGGTGCGGGCGCGGATCTACGACGACCGGGCCTCGGCGGTGGCGCTCGGCCTGGGCGCCGTGCCGCACCTGCTCATCGCCGGGTCGGGCATCATCGAGGCCGATCCGGGGGAGGGGCCCGGCCGGCTCCAGTTCCTGCTCGGCTGCGTCACCGTGCTGGTGGCCGCCGCCGCCCTGGTCGCGGTCACCCCCGACGGGGACGCGCCGTTCGTCGCGGTGCTCTTCGCCGCGACGGTGGGCTCGCTGGCCACCTTCTGCGCGATCCTCGCCGACGCGACCCCGACCGGGACCGCCGCCGTCACCGCCCCGGTGGCGGTCGGGGCGATGGCCTTCCTGCCGGGGCTGTCGGCCCGCTTCGCCCGGCTGCCCATCGGCTACGCCGCGCCGCGCACCCCCGCCCGGATGGACTTCGACGCCGACCCCGACGAGCCGCCGGCCGCCGACCCGGTGGACGGGGAACGCGTCGCGGCCCAGGCCCGGCGCGGCCACGAGACCCTCCTGGGCCTGGTCGGCGGCTGCGCCGCGGTCGTCATCGGCTCCGCGGCGGTGCTGGGCTTCTCCTCCTCCGGCTGGGGCCGGCTGCTCGCCCTGGCCACCGGGCTGGCCATGCTGCTGCGCGCGCGGCTGTTCCGCTACACCTCCCAGGTGGTGTGCACCCTGGTCGCCGGCATCGCCGCCGTCGGACTGCTGCTGCTGGGCCTGTCGCTCAACCCGCCGGACGCCGCGGTCCGCGCGCTGCTCGACGGCGACCGGGCCGACATGGACGTGCGCACCGTGTGGCTGGCCGCCGCGGTCGCCGCCGGCGCCGCGCTGATCACCGCCATCGGCCTGATCATCCCCCGGAAGGGCCTCACCCCGTTCTGGGGCCGCGTCTCGGACCTCGCCGAGGCGGCGTTCCTGCTCTCGCTGGTGCCGCTGTGCCTGGCGGTCCTCGACGTCTACGACGCGGCGCGCAGCATGACCAGCGGCTGA
- a CDS encoding DUF6571 family protein codes for MVTYHDLLKADLTPLEEAVTKWGTVPGKIRQVETNFRNQLETPLTKADWEGKAGDQALKAVRSIAKQLTEWSEEAADVHALLKDAHEKFKAAQKTVKDYKKLIDEDKHLSIDGQGKITYKAANADDLDAAALQGQAKAYQQAVADYQRAIQTAVGDATGADDVLSWILTQDFNGRGKGFTGDGYHSIKDGIAGRKKALADLKTLTDIAESEGRFSPEQLKKANTILARHEGDPFFAEKFATGLGARGTLEFWEQATDDTEPGDARAKDLEKLQKSLGFTLATASHSDSDAMAKWKREIVELGPERISKEGPFGKPYGFHVMSSLLRYGTYDADFLVDYGKGVKDPNAKDGRSGGLIEFDRKHKDDLQDFWESDWGKPNLDFAKKAEQGFDPMGGYMAALGNNPEAGQEVFHRKEYLARSGLEANPDLLYLLKEREWPNEEGYKDFGHALEAASLGHPHGRPELGLQRTENSANVASQVISTIGKGESGFVAEHPQLLESFAKIGAGYIDDIDHGVINFGDTQGNAGMLEKAFHNSQSGHITLNDGTALGFLREVGASQQGYDILSAAQHHYTTSAITAHSEPGDELSTILEAGAKTHGALNEARAYSIQDDINNEKEDAEEEITGKGEWKKALFSQGIGLVAGAASAPFGGPTTSAGVAIAVPALIETGAGLIETATGFSIDDNVEKKIKEAEEKIDIEGVRTKEDFHDQAEVRAANALDVYAALHPELQNSDWFIDTKRNIETAYNNGRHSIDARDRD; via the coding sequence ATGGTGACGTATCACGACCTGCTCAAGGCCGATCTCACCCCGCTGGAGGAAGCCGTCACCAAGTGGGGGACGGTGCCCGGCAAGATCAGGCAGGTGGAGACGAATTTCCGCAACCAGCTGGAGACGCCGCTGACCAAGGCGGACTGGGAGGGAAAGGCCGGCGACCAGGCACTCAAGGCGGTGCGGTCCATCGCCAAACAGCTGACGGAGTGGAGCGAGGAGGCCGCCGACGTCCACGCGTTACTCAAGGACGCCCACGAGAAGTTCAAGGCGGCCCAGAAGACCGTCAAGGACTACAAGAAGCTCATCGACGAGGACAAACACCTGTCGATCGACGGCCAGGGGAAGATCACCTACAAGGCCGCCAACGCCGACGACCTCGATGCCGCCGCGCTCCAGGGCCAGGCGAAGGCCTACCAGCAGGCCGTCGCCGACTACCAACGTGCCATCCAGACCGCCGTCGGCGATGCCACCGGCGCCGACGACGTGCTCAGCTGGATCCTCACGCAGGACTTCAACGGCCGGGGGAAGGGCTTCACCGGCGACGGGTACCACTCCATCAAGGACGGCATCGCGGGGCGGAAGAAGGCGCTGGCGGACCTCAAGACGCTGACCGACATCGCCGAGTCCGAGGGGAGGTTCTCCCCGGAGCAGCTCAAGAAGGCCAACACCATCCTCGCCCGGCACGAGGGGGATCCCTTCTTCGCGGAGAAGTTCGCGACCGGCCTGGGTGCCCGCGGAACGCTGGAGTTCTGGGAGCAGGCCACCGATGACACCGAACCCGGGGACGCCCGCGCCAAGGATCTGGAGAAGCTCCAGAAGTCGCTGGGCTTCACGCTGGCCACCGCCTCCCATTCCGATTCGGACGCGATGGCGAAATGGAAGCGGGAGATCGTGGAGCTCGGCCCGGAGCGCATCTCCAAGGAGGGCCCCTTCGGAAAGCCGTACGGCTTCCACGTCATGAGCTCGCTCCTGAGGTACGGAACCTATGACGCGGACTTCCTGGTGGACTACGGGAAGGGAGTCAAGGACCCGAACGCCAAGGACGGCCGCAGCGGCGGCCTGATCGAGTTCGACCGGAAGCACAAGGACGACCTGCAGGATTTCTGGGAGTCGGACTGGGGAAAGCCGAACCTGGACTTCGCAAAGAAGGCCGAGCAGGGCTTCGACCCCATGGGCGGCTACATGGCAGCTCTGGGGAACAACCCGGAGGCGGGGCAGGAGGTGTTCCATCGAAAGGAATATCTGGCACGTTCAGGATTGGAAGCCAATCCTGACCTCCTCTATCTGCTGAAGGAACGTGAGTGGCCGAATGAAGAGGGATACAAGGACTTCGGCCACGCTCTCGAAGCAGCATCGCTCGGCCATCCCCACGGAAGACCAGAACTAGGACTGCAGCGGACAGAGAACAGCGCCAATGTGGCAAGCCAGGTGATCAGCACCATCGGCAAAGGGGAATCCGGGTTCGTGGCGGAGCACCCCCAATTGTTGGAGAGCTTCGCAAAGATCGGGGCAGGATACATTGACGACATCGACCATGGTGTCATCAACTTTGGCGACACCCAGGGGAACGCCGGAATGCTCGAAAAGGCATTCCATAACAGCCAGTCGGGACATATCACTTTGAACGACGGCACAGCTTTGGGATTCCTCAGGGAAGTAGGAGCCTCCCAACAGGGGTACGACATCCTTTCCGCCGCCCAGCACCACTACACCACGAGCGCCATCACGGCACATTCCGAACCCGGGGATGAACTCTCCACCATCTTGGAAGCGGGAGCCAAGACCCACGGCGCCCTCAACGAAGCGCGCGCATATTCCATCCAGGATGACATCAACAACGAAAAGGAAGACGCGGAAGAGGAAATCACAGGAAAGGGAGAGTGGAAGAAGGCCCTCTTCAGTCAAGGCATCGGCCTGGTGGCCGGCGCAGCGTCCGCGCCCTTCGGTGGACCAACCACCAGCGCCGGAGTGGCGATTGCCGTCCCCGCCCTCATCGAGACCGGGGCAGGGCTCATCGAGACAGCCACCGGGTTCTCCATCGACGACAACGTCGAGAAAAAAATCAAAGAGGCCGAGGAAAAGATCGACATCGAGGGAGTCAGAACAAAGGAGGACTTCCACGATCAAGCGGAGGTTCGCGCAGCCAATGCCCTGGATGTCTACGCAGCTCTGCACCCCGAACTGCAGAACAGCGACTGGTTCATCGACACCAAGAGGAATATCGAGACGGCCTATAACAATGGGCGTCACTCCATTGACGCCCGGGACCGGGACTGA